In a genomic window of Streptomyces noursei ATCC 11455:
- a CDS encoding 5-(carboxyamino)imidazole ribonucleotide synthase, which produces MTFPVVGMVGGGQLARMTHEAGIPLGIKFKLLSDTPQDSAAQVVSDVVIGDYRDLDTLRAFARGCDVITFDHEHVPTEHLRALEAEGIPVRPGPDALVHAQDKGVMRAKLDAIGVPCPRHRIVSDPADVERFASEGRGDGSDGFPVILKTVRGGYDGKGVWLVRSSKEAAEPFLAGVPVLAEEKVPFVRELAANVVRSPHGQAVAYPIVESVQVDGVCDTVIAPAPDLSDELSTHAQQLALRIADELGVVGHLAVELFEVRDADGAPAVLVNELAMRPHNSGHWTQDGAITSQFANHVRAVLDLPLGDPRPRARWTVMANVLGGDYPDMYAAYLHCMARDPQLKIHMYGKDVKPGRKVGHVNTYGDDLADVRERAAHAAGYLRGTITE; this is translated from the coding sequence GTGACGTTCCCGGTAGTCGGCATGGTCGGTGGCGGTCAGCTCGCCCGTATGACCCACGAGGCGGGTATCCCCCTCGGCATCAAGTTCAAGCTCCTCAGTGACACCCCGCAGGACTCGGCGGCTCAGGTGGTCAGCGATGTCGTCATCGGCGACTACCGCGATCTGGACACCCTGCGCGCGTTCGCCCGTGGCTGCGATGTGATCACCTTCGATCACGAGCACGTTCCCACCGAGCACTTGCGGGCGTTGGAGGCCGAGGGCATTCCCGTCCGGCCCGGCCCCGACGCGCTGGTGCACGCCCAGGACAAGGGGGTGATGCGGGCGAAGCTGGACGCCATCGGCGTGCCCTGCCCACGGCACCGCATCGTCTCCGACCCGGCCGACGTGGAGCGCTTCGCGAGCGAGGGCCGGGGTGACGGGTCGGACGGGTTCCCCGTGATCCTCAAGACCGTCCGTGGGGGCTATGACGGCAAGGGCGTCTGGCTCGTGCGATCCTCCAAGGAGGCGGCCGAGCCGTTCCTCGCCGGCGTGCCCGTCCTGGCGGAGGAGAAGGTCCCCTTCGTCCGCGAGCTGGCCGCCAACGTGGTCCGCTCCCCGCACGGCCAGGCCGTCGCCTACCCGATCGTGGAGTCCGTCCAGGTCGACGGCGTCTGCGACACCGTGATCGCGCCGGCCCCCGACCTCTCCGACGAGCTCTCCACCCACGCCCAGCAGCTCGCCCTGCGGATCGCCGACGAGCTCGGCGTCGTCGGCCACCTCGCGGTCGAGCTGTTCGAGGTCCGGGACGCCGACGGCGCGCCCGCGGTCCTCGTCAACGAGCTGGCCATGCGTCCGCACAACTCCGGCCACTGGACCCAGGACGGCGCGATCACCTCGCAGTTCGCCAACCACGTCCGGGCCGTCCTCGACCTCCCGCTCGGCGACCCCCGCCCGCGCGCCCGCTGGACGGTGATGGCCAACGTCCTCGGGGGTGACTACCCCGACATGTATGCGGCGTACCTGCATTGCATGGCCCGCGATCCGCAGTTGAAGATTCACATGTACGGAAAGGACGTGAAGCCGGGCCGCAAGGTCGGGCACGTCAACACCTACGGCGACGACCTGGCGGATGTGCGTGAGCGCGCCGCACACGCCGCCGGCTACCTGCGAGGAACGATCACCGAATGA
- a CDS encoding acyl-CoA dehydrogenase family protein — MAGTADFDLYRPSEEHDMLRESVRSLAEAKIAPFAAAVDEEARFPQEALDALVANDLHAVHVPESYGGAGADALATVIVIEEVARVCASSSLIPAVNKLGSLPVILSGDEELKKKYLAPLAKGDAMFSYCLSEPDAGSDAAGMKTKAVRDGDHYVLNGVKRWITNAGVSEYYTVMAVTDPEKRSKGISAFVVEKGDEGVSFGAPEKKLGIKGSPTREVYLDNVRIPADRMIGAEGTGFATAMKTLDHTRITIAAQALGIAQGALDYAKGYVQERKQFGKPIGDFQGVQFMLADMAMKLEAARQLTYAAAARSERVSAGGKGEDLTFFGAAAKCYASDAAMEITTDAVQLLGGYGYTRDYPLERMMRDAKITQIYEGTNQVQRIVMARNLP; from the coding sequence TTGGCGGGAACCGCTGATTTCGATCTGTACCGGCCGTCCGAGGAGCACGACATGCTCCGCGAGTCGGTGCGCTCGCTCGCCGAGGCGAAGATCGCGCCGTTCGCCGCCGCGGTGGACGAGGAGGCCCGCTTCCCGCAGGAGGCGCTGGACGCGCTGGTCGCCAACGACCTGCACGCCGTCCACGTGCCGGAGTCCTACGGCGGCGCCGGCGCCGACGCGCTGGCGACCGTGATCGTCATCGAGGAGGTCGCCCGGGTCTGCGCCTCGTCGTCCCTGATCCCGGCGGTCAACAAGCTCGGCTCGCTCCCGGTGATCCTCTCCGGCGACGAGGAGCTGAAGAAGAAGTACCTGGCGCCGCTCGCCAAGGGCGACGCGATGTTCTCGTACTGCCTCAGCGAGCCGGACGCCGGTTCCGACGCGGCGGGGATGAAGACCAAGGCGGTCCGCGACGGCGACCACTACGTCCTCAACGGCGTGAAGCGGTGGATCACCAACGCCGGGGTGTCGGAGTACTACACGGTCATGGCCGTCACCGACCCCGAGAAGCGCTCCAAGGGCATATCGGCGTTCGTCGTCGAGAAGGGCGACGAGGGCGTCTCCTTCGGCGCCCCGGAGAAGAAGCTCGGCATCAAGGGCTCCCCGACCCGCGAGGTCTACCTCGACAACGTCCGCATCCCCGCCGACCGCATGATCGGCGCGGAGGGCACCGGCTTCGCCACCGCAATGAAGACCCTGGACCACACCCGCATCACCATCGCGGCCCAGGCGCTCGGCATCGCCCAGGGCGCGCTGGACTACGCCAAGGGCTACGTCCAGGAGCGCAAGCAGTTCGGCAAGCCGATCGGCGACTTCCAGGGCGTCCAGTTCATGCTCGCCGACATGGCGATGAAGCTGGAGGCGGCCCGCCAGCTCACCTACGCCGCGGCGGCCCGCTCCGAGCGTGTCTCGGCCGGCGGCAAGGGCGAGGACCTGACCTTCTTCGGCGCCGCGGCCAAGTGCTACGCCTCGGACGCGGCCATGGAGATCACCACCGACGCCGTCCAGCTGCTCGGCGGCTACGGCTACACCCGCGACTACCCGCTGGAGCGGATGATGCGGGACGCCAAGATCACGCAGATTTATGAAGGCACGAACCAGGTGCAGCGGATCGTCATGGCGAGGAACCTGCCGTAA
- a CDS encoding protease inhibitor I42 family protein — MESGDITRNSRALVTVMAVLALLIALYSVIDQLTGPEEYGPGDTEIVVSAGDRFTIDVPDDPGDGRHWIVAAPRPDPAVLRTTGWESPGALGAPENAAPAAGGRLTPTPGTRALGFEAVRPGRTDLRLLHCLRCATGAADEPGAGVLNFRITVG, encoded by the coding sequence ATGGAGAGCGGCGACATAACGAGGAACTCCCGGGCGCTGGTGACCGTGATGGCCGTCCTCGCCCTGCTGATCGCCCTGTACTCGGTGATCGACCAACTGACCGGGCCCGAGGAGTACGGCCCCGGCGACACCGAGATCGTGGTGTCCGCCGGCGACCGCTTCACCATCGACGTGCCCGACGACCCCGGCGACGGCCGCCATTGGATCGTCGCCGCCCCGCGACCGGATCCGGCCGTTCTGCGGACCACCGGATGGGAGTCCCCGGGTGCCCTCGGTGCGCCGGAGAACGCCGCCCCCGCCGCCGGCGGGCGCCTGACCCCCACCCCCGGCACCCGCGCACTGGGCTTCGAGGCCGTCCGCCCGGGCCGTACCGACCTGCGGCTGCTGCACTGCCTGCGGTGCGCGACGGGGGCGGCGGACGAGCCGGGCGCCGGCGTCCTCAATTTCCGGATCACGGTCGGCTGA
- a CDS encoding peptide MFS transporter: protein MASSLTKDAAQQGTPANGGKTFFGHPRGLAPLFMTEMWERFSYYGMRSLLVIYLISGGPDAETGAQGGGLAMKAATASAIYSIYVAMVYLLAMPGGWIGDRIWGPRKTVAIAAGVIMTGHLVLAVPGQAGFFAGLALVAVGSGLLKANISTMVGHLYDGPQDPRRDGGFTLFYMGINIGAFAAPLVIGTVGQSVNWHLGFALAAVGMALGLVSFLVGTRHLSPQSSVVPTPLQAEERAMWLRKGLIWVAAAAVFYGVVGFTGHFTLDWALIPLALLGLIIPITVLGRIKRDKELTDTEQTKVSGYIWFFVAAAVFWMIFDQAGSTMSVFAEKKTNGQVFGMDFPSSWFQSVNPLWVMALAPVIAWVWMWLARRDREPSTTVKFSMAMFFIGASFAVFIIPMLMASDGTKVSPMWLLSIYMIQTIGELCLSPVGLSVTTKMAPQKYASQMLGVWFLAVTAGDCITSLLSTAGADLSGPPVLAAEAGLAVLAGVAVWLSRKKIVALMGDVR from the coding sequence ATGGCGTCCAGCCTGACGAAGGATGCTGCCCAGCAGGGAACCCCTGCCAACGGCGGCAAGACCTTCTTCGGCCACCCCCGCGGCCTGGCCCCTCTCTTCATGACCGAGATGTGGGAGCGCTTCAGCTATTACGGCATGCGCTCCCTGCTCGTGATCTACCTGATCTCCGGCGGTCCGGACGCCGAAACGGGCGCCCAGGGCGGCGGTCTGGCCATGAAGGCGGCCACCGCCTCGGCCATCTACTCCATCTACGTGGCGATGGTCTATCTGCTGGCCATGCCCGGCGGCTGGATCGGCGACCGTATCTGGGGACCGCGCAAGACCGTCGCCATCGCGGCGGGTGTCATCATGACCGGCCACCTGGTGCTGGCCGTGCCGGGGCAGGCCGGGTTCTTCGCGGGTCTGGCGCTGGTCGCCGTGGGCTCGGGCCTTCTGAAGGCCAACATCTCGACGATGGTCGGCCACCTCTACGACGGTCCCCAGGACCCGCGCCGGGACGGCGGCTTCACCCTCTTCTACATGGGCATCAACATCGGTGCCTTCGCGGCGCCGCTGGTGATCGGCACCGTCGGCCAGAGCGTCAACTGGCACCTGGGCTTCGCGCTGGCCGCGGTCGGCATGGCCCTGGGTCTGGTGTCGTTCCTGGTCGGTACCCGCCACCTCAGCCCGCAGTCCAGCGTCGTGCCGACCCCGCTGCAGGCCGAGGAGCGCGCCATGTGGCTGCGCAAGGGCCTGATCTGGGTCGCCGCCGCCGCGGTCTTCTACGGCGTGGTCGGCTTCACCGGCCACTTCACCCTGGACTGGGCGCTGATCCCGCTCGCGCTGCTCGGCCTGATCATCCCGATCACGGTGCTGGGACGCATCAAGCGCGACAAGGAACTGACCGACACCGAGCAGACCAAGGTCAGCGGCTACATCTGGTTCTTCGTGGCCGCCGCGGTGTTCTGGATGATCTTCGACCAGGCGGGCTCGACGATGTCCGTCTTCGCGGAGAAGAAGACGAACGGCCAGGTCTTCGGGATGGACTTCCCGTCGTCGTGGTTCCAGTCCGTGAACCCGCTGTGGGTCATGGCGCTCGCCCCGGTCATCGCCTGGGTGTGGATGTGGCTGGCGCGCCGCGATCGCGAGCCGAGCACCACGGTGAAGTTCTCCATGGCGATGTTCTTCATCGGCGCCTCGTTCGCCGTCTTCATCATCCCGATGCTGATGGCCTCGGACGGCACGAAGGTCAGCCCGATGTGGCTGCTGTCCATCTACATGATCCAGACCATCGGCGAGCTGTGCCTGTCCCCGGTCGGCCTGTCGGTGACCACCAAGATGGCGCCGCAGAAGTACGCCAGCCAGATGCTGGGCGTGTGGTTCCTCGCCGTCACCGCGGGCGACTGCATCACCAGCCTGCTCTCCACCGCCGGCGCGGACCTGAGCGGTCCCCCGGTGCTGGCCGCCGAGGCCGGGCTGGCGGTGCTGGCCGGTGTCGCGGTGTGGCTGAGCCGCAAGAAGATCGTCGCGCTCATGGGCGACGTCCGCTGA
- the purE gene encoding 5-(carboxyamino)imidazole ribonucleotide mutase, whose protein sequence is MSSPATPLVGIVMGSDSDWPVMEAAAQALDEFEIGYEVDVVSAHRMPHEMIAYGEQAAGRGLKAIIAGAGGAAHLPGMLASVTPLPVIGVPVPLKYLDGMDSLLSIVQMPAGVPVATVSVGGARNAGLLAARMLAAHDSELLARMREFQQDLNDQATEKGKRLRNKVAGSAGFGFGSGK, encoded by the coding sequence ATGAGCTCTCCCGCGACCCCCCTCGTCGGCATCGTCATGGGCTCCGACTCCGACTGGCCCGTCATGGAGGCCGCCGCCCAGGCCCTGGACGAGTTCGAGATCGGCTATGAGGTCGACGTGGTCTCGGCCCACCGCATGCCGCACGAGATGATCGCCTACGGCGAGCAGGCGGCCGGCCGCGGCCTGAAGGCGATCATCGCCGGCGCCGGGGGAGCCGCCCACCTGCCCGGCATGCTGGCCTCCGTCACCCCGCTGCCGGTCATCGGCGTCCCGGTCCCGCTGAAGTACCTGGACGGCATGGACTCCCTGCTCTCCATCGTGCAGATGCCGGCCGGCGTGCCGGTCGCCACGGTCTCGGTCGGCGGCGCCCGCAACGCCGGACTGCTCGCCGCCAGGATGCTCGCCGCCCACGACTCCGAACTCCTCGCCCGCATGCGGGAGTTCCAGCAGGACCTCAACGACCAGGCCACCGAGAAGGGCAAGCGGCTGCGCAACAAGGTCGCCGGGTCCGCCGGCTTCGGCTTCGGGAGCGGCAAGTGA
- a CDS encoding ATP-binding protein: MRRRLINSTLAVVLVVIAVFGVSLVIVETRTIQSGAQESVASEAVRLVGIVESRLGSGEKITPEILSEQITAHRYAEIKVPGKPKIEIGQRPAGDVIESEVHGDRGERVRVEESRSTVSAEIGRTLLVILAVALLAILAAVVLAIRQARRLTAPLTDLAETAERLGSGDPRPRHRRYGVQELDRVADVLDASAERIARMLTAERRLAADASHQLRTPLTALSMRLEEITLTDDPDTVKEEATIALAQVERLTDVVQRLLTNSRDPRTGSAVAFDLDEVVKQQIEEWRPAYRSAGRAIVRSGKKGLRAVGTPGAVAQVLATLIENSLMHGDGTVALRTRVTGNQAVVEVTDAGPGVPTDLGSRVFERTVSGRNSTGLGLAVARDLAEADGGRLELLQQHPPVFALFLAREGEPTEE; the protein is encoded by the coding sequence GTGCGCCGCCGACTGATCAACTCCACGCTCGCCGTGGTGCTCGTCGTCATCGCCGTCTTCGGCGTCTCCCTGGTGATCGTCGAGACCCGCACGATCCAGTCCGGCGCGCAGGAGAGCGTGGCGTCCGAGGCGGTCCGACTGGTCGGGATAGTGGAGAGCCGGCTGGGCAGCGGCGAGAAGATCACCCCGGAGATCCTCTCGGAGCAGATCACCGCGCACCGCTACGCCGAGATCAAGGTGCCCGGCAAGCCGAAGATCGAGATCGGGCAGCGGCCGGCCGGCGACGTGATCGAGTCCGAGGTGCACGGCGACCGCGGCGAGCGGGTCCGGGTCGAGGAGTCCCGCTCCACGGTCAGCGCGGAGATCGGCCGGACCCTGCTGGTGATCCTGGCCGTCGCGCTGCTGGCCATCCTGGCCGCCGTGGTGCTCGCCATCCGGCAGGCCCGCCGGCTCACCGCCCCCCTCACCGACCTCGCCGAGACCGCCGAACGGCTCGGCTCCGGCGATCCCCGGCCCCGCCACCGCCGCTACGGCGTCCAGGAGCTCGACCGGGTCGCCGACGTGCTGGACGCCAGCGCCGAGCGGATCGCCCGGATGCTCACCGCCGAGCGGCGGCTGGCCGCCGACGCCTCCCACCAGTTGCGCACCCCGCTGACCGCGCTGTCCATGCGGCTGGAGGAGATCACCCTCACCGACGACCCGGACACCGTGAAGGAAGAGGCCACCATCGCGCTGGCCCAGGTGGAGCGGCTGACCGACGTGGTGCAGCGACTGCTGACCAACTCCCGGGACCCGCGCACCGGCTCGGCGGTCGCCTTCGACCTGGACGAGGTCGTCAAGCAGCAGATCGAGGAGTGGCGCCCGGCCTACCGCAGCGCCGGACGGGCCATCGTCCGCTCCGGCAAGAAGGGCCTGCGGGCCGTCGGCACCCCGGGGGCGGTCGCCCAGGTGCTGGCCACCCTGATCGAGAACTCCCTGATGCACGGCGACGGCACGGTCGCGCTGCGCACCCGCGTCACCGGCAATCAGGCGGTCGTCGAGGTCACCGACGCCGGCCCCGGTGTTCCGACGGACCTCGGCTCGCGGGTCTTCGAACGGACCGTCTCCGGCCGCAACTCCACCGGTCTGGGGCTCGCCGTCGCCCGCGATCTGGCCGAGGCGGACGGCGGTCGGCTGGAACTCCTCCAGCAGCACCCGCCGGTCTTCGCGCTCTTCCTGGCCCGGGAGGGCGAGCCCACCGAGGAGTGA
- a CDS encoding response regulator transcription factor — protein sequence MTRVLLAEDDASISEPLARALRREGYDVEVREDGPTALDAGLQGNIDLVVLDLGLPGMDGLEVCRRLRNEGHSFPILVLTARADEVDTVVGLDAGADDYVTKPFRLAELLARVRALLRRGSTAEPQQPPATHGVRIDVESHRAWMGDEELQLTAKEFDLLRVLVRDAGRVVTRDQLMREVWDTTWWSSTKTLDMHISWLRKKLGDDAANPRYIATVRGVGFRFEKS from the coding sequence ATGACCCGTGTACTGCTCGCCGAGGATGACGCGTCCATCTCGGAGCCGCTCGCCCGCGCCCTGCGCCGCGAGGGTTACGACGTCGAGGTGCGTGAGGACGGCCCGACGGCGCTCGACGCCGGTCTCCAGGGCAACATCGACCTCGTGGTCCTGGACCTGGGGCTGCCCGGTATGGACGGTCTGGAGGTCTGCCGTCGCCTGCGCAACGAAGGCCACTCCTTCCCCATCCTGGTGCTGACCGCCCGTGCCGACGAGGTGGACACCGTCGTCGGCCTGGACGCCGGCGCCGACGACTACGTCACCAAGCCCTTCCGGCTCGCCGAGCTGCTCGCCCGGGTCCGGGCCCTGCTCCGCCGCGGCTCCACCGCCGAGCCGCAGCAGCCGCCGGCCACCCACGGCGTGCGGATCGACGTCGAGTCGCACCGCGCCTGGATGGGCGACGAGGAACTCCAGCTCACCGCGAAGGAGTTCGACCTGCTGCGGGTCCTGGTGCGGGACGCCGGCCGGGTCGTCACCCGCGACCAGCTGATGCGCGAGGTCTGGGACACCACCTGGTGGTCCTCCACCAAGACGCTGGACATGCACATCTCCTGGCTGCGCAAGAAGCTCGGTGACGACGCCGCCAACCCCCGGTACATCGCCACCGTCCGCGGCGTCGGCTTCCGCTTCGAAAAGAGCTAG
- a CDS encoding dipeptidase produces the protein MTTAREAALELLARWPVVDGHNDLPWALREQVRYDLDRRDVATDQSAHLHTDIPRLRAGGVGAQFWSVYVRSDYTGDHAVSATLEQIDAVRQLTARYAADLRPAATADDMEAARAEGRIASLMGAEGGHSINNSLATLRAFHALGVRYMTLTHNDNNDWADSATDAPRHHGLSAFGEEVVREMNRCGMLVDLSHVSPDTMRDALRVSTAPVLFSHSSARAVCDHPRNIPDDVLAQLPANGGVAMATFVPKFVLPAAVAWTLRADENMRAHGLHHLDTTERGMAVQRAFEAANPRPMATAATVADHLDHMREVAGIDHIGIGGDYDGTAFTPSDLADVASYPNLLAELLDRRWSAADLAKLTWQNAVRVLRGAEDVARDEQGRRGPSNMTLG, from the coding sequence GTGACCACCGCGCGGGAGGCCGCGCTGGAGCTGCTCGCCCGCTGGCCGGTCGTCGACGGCCACAACGACCTCCCCTGGGCGCTGCGCGAACAGGTCCGCTACGACCTCGACCGGCGCGACGTCGCCACCGACCAGAGCGCCCACCTGCACACCGACATCCCCCGGCTGCGGGCCGGCGGCGTCGGCGCACAGTTCTGGTCGGTGTACGTACGCTCCGACTACACCGGCGACCACGCCGTCAGCGCCACCCTGGAACAGATCGACGCAGTACGTCAGCTGACCGCGCGCTACGCAGCCGATCTGCGCCCGGCGGCCACCGCCGACGACATGGAGGCGGCCCGCGCCGAGGGCCGCATCGCCTCCCTCATGGGGGCCGAGGGCGGTCACTCGATCAACAACTCGCTGGCCACCCTCCGGGCCTTCCACGCCCTGGGCGTCCGCTACATGACGCTCACCCACAACGACAACAACGACTGGGCGGACTCGGCGACCGACGCACCGCGCCACCACGGCCTGTCGGCCTTCGGCGAAGAGGTCGTCCGCGAGATGAACCGCTGCGGGATGCTCGTCGACCTCTCGCACGTCTCGCCCGACACCATGCGCGACGCCCTCCGGGTCAGCACCGCGCCGGTGCTCTTCTCGCACTCCTCGGCCCGCGCGGTCTGCGACCACCCGCGCAACATCCCCGACGACGTGCTGGCCCAACTGCCCGCCAACGGCGGCGTCGCGATGGCCACCTTCGTCCCGAAGTTCGTGCTGCCCGCCGCGGTCGCATGGACGCTGCGCGCCGACGAGAACATGCGCGCCCACGGCCTGCACCACCTCGACACCACCGAGCGGGGCATGGCCGTCCAGCGCGCCTTCGAGGCCGCCAACCCGCGGCCGATGGCCACCGCGGCCACCGTCGCCGACCACCTCGACCACATGCGCGAGGTCGCCGGCATCGACCACATCGGCATCGGCGGGGACTACGACGGCACCGCCTTCACCCCCTCCGACCTGGCCGACGTCGCGAGCTACCCGAATCTCCTGGCCGAACTCCTGGACCGCAGATGGTCGGCGGCCGACCTGGCGAAGCTGACGTGGCAGAACGCGGTACGGGTGCTCCGCGGGGCGGAGGACGTCGCCCGGGACGAGCAGGGCCGCCGGGGACCGTCGAACATGACGCTCGGCTAG
- a CDS encoding UDP-glucose dehydrogenase family protein yields MALKITVIGTGYLGATHAAAMAELGFEVLGLDVQPEKIEMLRRGEVPMYEPGLEELLRRHVAGIEGSTGRLRFTTSYEEVGAFGDVHFVCVNTPQKHGEYACDMSYVEAAFDALAPHLTRPALVVGKSTVPVGSAARLARRLTAAAPAGADAELAWNPEFLREGLAVQDTLHPDRIVVGVAGERAEALLREVYATPIAEGSPFVVMDYPTAELVKTSANSFLATKISFINAMAEVCEAADGDVVKLAEAIGHDERIGKKFLRAGIGFGGGCLPKDIRAFMARAGELGADQALTFLREVDSINMRRRGHMVELARNAVGGSFLGKRVAVLGATFKPDSDDVRDSPALNVAGQIHLQGGQVTVYDPKGMVNAQRLFPTLGYAESALEAVRGAHVVLHLTEWREFRELDPAVLAEVATERRVLDGRNALDPALWRKAGWTYRALGRPNA; encoded by the coding sequence ATGGCCCTCAAGATCACCGTGATCGGCACCGGCTACCTCGGTGCCACCCACGCCGCCGCCATGGCGGAGCTGGGTTTCGAGGTGCTGGGCCTGGACGTGCAGCCGGAGAAGATCGAAATGCTCCGCCGGGGCGAGGTCCCGATGTACGAGCCGGGCCTGGAGGAGCTGCTGCGCCGCCATGTCGCCGGCATCGAGGGCTCCACCGGCCGACTGCGCTTCACCACCTCCTACGAGGAGGTCGGGGCCTTCGGCGACGTCCACTTCGTCTGCGTGAACACTCCGCAGAAGCACGGCGAGTACGCCTGCGACATGTCCTACGTCGAGGCCGCCTTCGACGCGCTGGCACCGCACCTGACCCGGCCCGCGCTGGTGGTCGGCAAGTCGACGGTGCCGGTGGGCAGCGCGGCCCGGCTCGCGCGGCGGCTGACGGCCGCCGCCCCCGCCGGCGCCGACGCCGAGCTGGCCTGGAACCCGGAGTTCCTGCGCGAGGGCCTCGCCGTCCAGGACACCCTCCACCCGGACCGGATCGTGGTCGGCGTGGCCGGCGAACGGGCCGAGGCGCTGCTCCGCGAGGTGTACGCCACCCCGATCGCCGAGGGCTCCCCGTTCGTCGTGATGGACTACCCCACCGCCGAGCTGGTCAAGACCTCCGCCAACTCCTTCCTCGCCACCAAGATCTCGTTCATCAACGCCATGGCCGAGGTGTGCGAGGCCGCCGACGGCGACGTGGTGAAGCTGGCCGAGGCGATCGGCCACGACGAGCGGATCGGCAAGAAGTTCCTGCGGGCCGGCATCGGCTTCGGCGGCGGCTGCCTGCCCAAGGACATCCGGGCCTTCATGGCCCGCGCCGGCGAACTCGGCGCCGACCAGGCGCTGACGTTCCTGCGCGAGGTCGACTCGATCAACATGCGGCGCCGCGGCCACATGGTCGAGCTGGCCCGGAACGCGGTCGGCGGCAGCTTCCTCGGCAAGCGGGTCGCCGTCCTCGGCGCGACCTTCAAGCCGGACTCCGACGACGTCCGCGACTCGCCCGCCCTCAACGTCGCCGGCCAGATCCACCTCCAGGGCGGCCAGGTCACCGTCTACGACCCCAAGGGCATGGTGAACGCCCAGCGCCTCTTCCCGACCCTGGGGTACGCGGAGAGCGCTCTGGAGGCGGTGCGCGGCGCGCATGTCGTCCTGCACCTGACGGAGTGGCGCGAGTTCCGCGAGCTGGACCCGGCGGTACTGGCCGAGGTCGCCACCGAACGCCGCGTCCTCGACGGCCGCAACGCCCTCGACCCGGCCCTGTGGCGCAAGGCCGGCTGGACGTACCGGGCGCTGGGCCGCCCGAACGCGTAA
- a CDS encoding GtrA family protein — MSEPSALRSRLEALTREIVKFGAVGGAGVVVNFAVFNLVRHLTELPVVRASIVATVVATGTNYVGYRYFAYRDRDKHGRTRELTLFLLFSVVGLVIENGILYAATYGFGWDSPLQSNVFKFLGIGIATLFRFWSYRTWVFRALPAREAVETAESFLTDDSPLPSGASRK, encoded by the coding sequence ATGAGTGAACCGAGCGCGCTGCGGTCGCGACTGGAGGCGCTCACCCGGGAAATAGTGAAGTTCGGTGCCGTCGGCGGCGCCGGCGTCGTGGTGAACTTCGCGGTCTTCAACCTCGTCCGGCACCTGACCGAGCTCCCCGTCGTCCGGGCGAGCATCGTGGCGACGGTGGTCGCCACCGGCACCAACTACGTCGGCTACCGCTACTTCGCCTACCGGGACCGCGACAAGCACGGCCGGACCCGTGAGCTGACGCTGTTCCTGCTCTTCAGCGTGGTCGGCCTGGTCATCGAGAACGGCATCCTCTACGCGGCGACCTACGGGTTCGGCTGGGACAGCCCGCTCCAGAGCAACGTCTTCAAGTTCCTGGGCATCGGGATCGCCACGCTCTTCCGCTTCTGGTCGTACCGCACCTGGGTCTTCCGGGCACTGCCCGCCCGGGAGGCGGTGGAGACCGCCGAGTCGTTCCTGACGGACGACTCCCCACTGCCGAGCGGCGCCTCCCGGAAGTAG